A genomic region of Methanothermobacter sp. CaT2 contains the following coding sequences:
- a CDS encoding cysteine peptidase family C39 domain-containing protein: protein MSFRRPHHNINDGTGHYTVINEITNDTIKLADPSLGNIEMNIEEFTEIYSGYTLVINDPNNPQVNETTDQSNKNTNSSEPINNLTNTTSDVQADNRTLTDKEMKNIKGKNWKYRLNQRLKRQGRWKRNAWYNRSFNWWRVYYGGAWVCVAPGYTNHPVGKLFGFLGTAYLGTVGTAHLNEGWWTYT from the coding sequence TTGAGTTTCCGCAGACCCCACCACAACATCAATGACGGCACCGGACACTACACCGTAATAAACGAAATCACCAATGACACCATCAAACTCGCAGATCCAAGCCTCGGGAACATCGAAATGAATATAGAAGAGTTCACTGAGATCTACAGCGGATATACACTGGTTATAAATGACCCTAATAATCCACAGGTCAACGAAACTACAGATCAAAGCAACAAGAATACAAACTCATCAGAACCCATAAATAACCTGACAAATACCACCTCTGATGTGCAGGCAGACAACAGAACTCTGACTGATAAGGAAATGAAAAACATTAAAGGTAAAAACTGGAAGTACAGGTTAAATCAAAGGTTAAAGAGACAGGGAAGATGGAAAAGAAATGCATGGTACAACCGAAGCTTTAACTGGTGGAGAGTATACTATGGAGGTGCCTGGGTCTGTGTAGCACCAGGTTACACAAATCATCCCGTGGGTAAGCTTTTTGGTTTCTTAGGGACAGCTTATCTAGGCACCGTGGGAACAGCGCATCTTAACGAGGGGTGGTGGACATATACCTGA
- the dapF gene encoding diaminopimelate epimerase — MTRMILFSKMHGLGNDYVVIDESAQECIPEDKKPEFVREVCTRGFSVGADGVIFVQPASGEGDIRFRIFNADGSEAEMCGNGIRCFSKFVYDNAIVRKRRLEVETLAGIKTVELEVEDGAVVSSRVDMGTATFKTDQIPMDVEEYEFIDRFLPVEGEDIKLTALSVGNPHAIIFVDDAEGVDLDRLGPAIENHPLFPERINVHFVEVVSPSEIIMVTWERGAGPTMACGTGATASVIAGVKLEKLDDSVLVHLPGGELKIDVYQDGTELGAYMEGDAVMVFDGILLRDP; from the coding sequence ATGACGAGGATGATACTCTTTTCCAAGATGCATGGGCTTGGAAACGACTACGTGGTTATAGATGAGAGCGCCCAGGAGTGCATACCTGAGGATAAGAAGCCAGAGTTTGTAAGGGAGGTATGCACCAGGGGATTCTCTGTGGGTGCGGATGGTGTTATATTTGTCCAGCCTGCATCCGGCGAAGGGGATATCCGCTTCAGGATATTCAATGCTGATGGAAGCGAGGCAGAGATGTGCGGAAACGGTATAAGGTGCTTCTCAAAGTTTGTATATGACAATGCCATAGTGAGGAAGAGGAGACTGGAGGTGGAAACCCTCGCAGGTATCAAGACCGTGGAACTGGAGGTCGAGGATGGTGCAGTGGTCTCATCAAGGGTTGATATGGGTACCGCAACATTCAAAACAGACCAGATACCCATGGATGTTGAGGAATACGAGTTCATAGACAGGTTCCTGCCTGTGGAGGGTGAGGACATTAAGCTCACAGCACTAAGCGTTGGGAATCCACATGCCATAATATTCGTTGATGATGCGGAGGGTGTGGACCTTGACAGGCTTGGACCGGCAATAGAGAACCATCCCCTCTTTCCTGAGAGGATAAATGTGCACTTTGTTGAGGTCGTGAGCCCCTCTGAGATAATCATGGTGACCTGGGAGAGGGGTGCTGGACCCACAATGGCCTGCGGCACAGGGGCCACAGCCAGTGTAATTGCGGGTGTTAAACTTGAAAAACTGGATGACAGTGTCCTGGTGCACCTTCCAGGAGGGGAACTTAAAATAGACGTCTACCAGGACGGCACAGAACTCGGGGCCTACATGGAGGGCGATGCTGTCATGGTATTTGATGGTATACTGCTCCGTGATCCATAG
- the lysA gene encoding diaminopimelate decarboxylase produces MFPDIEVNDKGHLLIGGADAVELADEYGTPLYVIDEMRIRENYRRLHRAFSGEYSRFQVFYACKANTNLAVMRILEEEGSGIDAVSPGEIYTALMAGFDPDRILYTGNNVRDDELQFALDSGVRINVDSRSQLRRLSEIAPEGLRISFRVNPLVGAGHHEHCITGGEMSKFGVMEREAPEVYKMAMDLGFEPVGIHAHIGSGILDPEPFMLAVETLMDIAGRVHEATGVEFEFIDFGGGLGIPYTPEEEPLDIDEFASKITGLFKDKLSEYGLGRPMMCLEPGRYIVGDASYLLTRVNTIKESYRKFAGVDAGFNTLLRPAMYGSYHHILVAERPLDEPSEKMDVAGNVCESGDLFARDRQLPEINEGDVLAIMNAGAYSFSMSSQYNSRPRPAEVLVREGQVDVVRERETFSDLLRGQNVPARLLKR; encoded by the coding sequence ATGTTTCCTGATATTGAGGTTAACGATAAAGGACATCTTCTGATTGGCGGTGCAGATGCAGTGGAACTGGCAGATGAATACGGCACCCCCCTCTATGTCATCGATGAGATGAGGATAAGGGAGAACTACCGGAGGCTCCACAGGGCATTCTCAGGTGAATACTCGCGGTTCCAGGTATTCTATGCATGCAAGGCCAACACCAACCTTGCGGTCATGAGGATACTGGAGGAGGAGGGGAGCGGAATTGACGCTGTATCTCCTGGAGAGATCTACACAGCTCTCATGGCAGGCTTTGACCCTGACAGGATACTTTACACCGGTAACAACGTCAGGGACGATGAACTGCAGTTTGCCCTAGATTCAGGTGTCAGGATCAATGTGGATTCAAGGTCACAGCTCCGGCGGCTTTCAGAGATCGCCCCTGAGGGTCTCAGGATATCCTTCAGGGTCAACCCCCTGGTGGGGGCAGGGCACCACGAGCACTGCATCACCGGCGGAGAGATGAGCAAGTTCGGTGTAATGGAGAGAGAGGCACCTGAGGTCTACAAGATGGCCATGGACCTTGGATTTGAGCCAGTGGGGATACACGCCCACATAGGCTCAGGTATACTGGACCCTGAGCCATTCATGCTGGCCGTTGAAACCCTGATGGACATAGCCGGCAGGGTTCATGAGGCCACAGGGGTTGAATTTGAGTTCATAGACTTTGGAGGCGGACTCGGAATACCATACACGCCTGAAGAGGAACCACTGGACATTGATGAATTCGCATCAAAGATAACAGGACTCTTCAAGGATAAACTCTCAGAGTACGGTCTTGGAAGACCCATGATGTGCCTGGAGCCTGGAAGGTACATAGTTGGGGATGCATCCTACCTCCTCACAAGGGTCAACACCATAAAGGAGAGCTACAGAAAATTTGCAGGTGTTGACGCAGGCTTCAACACCCTCCTGAGACCTGCCATGTATGGATCCTACCACCACATACTCGTGGCTGAAAGACCCCTGGATGAACCATCTGAGAAGATGGATGTGGCTGGAAACGTGTGTGAATCAGGGGATCTCTTTGCAAGGGACAGGCAGCTCCCTGAAATTAATGAGGGTGATGTCCTTGCCATAATGAACGCAGGGGCCTACTCCTTCTCAATGTCCTCCCAGTACAACTCCAGGCCAAGACCCGCTGAGGTCCTTGTGAGGGAAGGCCAGGTTGATGTTGTCAGGGAGAGGGAGACCTTCTCTGACCTCCTGAGGGGACAGAATGTACCTGCAAGACTTCTGAAGAGGTAG
- a CDS encoding NUDIX domain-containing protein: MKPFIPVVRALIRGEDGVLMLRRSRESSTNPSLWELPGGKVRAGETLDEALSREVREETGLRITPLHLLGAYEQVFPHKVSVNIIFSVEVSGGALELSMEHEDFCWFRSGVLEFSPWLSEFKGDRPDLFR; this comes from the coding sequence ATGAAGCCGTTTATTCCGGTTGTAAGGGCCCTTATAAGGGGCGAAGATGGTGTTCTAATGCTGAGGAGGTCCCGCGAATCGTCCACAAACCCATCACTCTGGGAGCTCCCGGGTGGTAAGGTGAGGGCAGGGGAAACACTTGATGAGGCCCTTTCAAGGGAGGTCCGTGAGGAGACAGGCCTCAGGATAACACCTCTGCACCTGCTGGGTGCATATGAGCAGGTGTTCCCCCATAAGGTCTCGGTGAACATAATATTCTCTGTGGAGGTCAGTGGGGGTGCCCTCGAGCTGAGCATGGAGCATGAGGACTTCTGCTGGTTCAGGTCAGGGGTCCTTGAATTTTCTCCCTGGCTGAGTGAATTCAAAGGTGATAGGCCAGACCTCTTCAGGTGA
- a CDS encoding acetylornithine transaminase: protein MDSEEIIELERKFIMQTYTRQPIVLSHGKGATVWDIEGNSYIDCFAGVAVNSIGHAHPKVALAICHQAQRLIHSSNIYYTREQVELAKLLTAISPHDRVFFANSGAEANEGAIKLARKFTGKSEIIAAENSFHGRTLATVTATGQKKYSEPFRPLPEGFKHVPYGDIGAMADAVGDETAAIILEPVQGEGGVIIPPEGYLRDVQELARQNDVLLILDEVQTGFGRTGAMFASQLFGVEPDITTVAKAMGGGYPIGAVLANERVAMAFEPGDHGSTFGGNPLGCAAAIATIEVLMDEKLPERAAKMGSYFLGRLRQVLHGCDAVRDIRGVGLMIGIEIDGECAGVVDAAREMGVLINCTAGKVIRIVPPLVIKKEEIDAAVDVLGHVISDL from the coding sequence ATGGATTCAGAGGAAATAATTGAACTTGAAAGGAAATTCATCATGCAGACCTATACCCGGCAGCCCATTGTACTGTCCCATGGGAAGGGGGCAACTGTATGGGACATCGAGGGCAACTCCTACATAGACTGCTTTGCCGGGGTCGCTGTTAACAGCATCGGCCACGCCCACCCAAAGGTCGCCCTGGCAATCTGCCACCAGGCACAGAGGCTCATACATTCATCCAACATCTACTATACCCGGGAGCAGGTTGAACTCGCAAAGCTTCTAACGGCCATATCCCCACACGACAGGGTTTTCTTCGCAAACAGCGGTGCAGAGGCCAATGAGGGAGCCATAAAACTTGCAAGGAAATTCACGGGCAAATCTGAGATAATAGCTGCTGAAAACTCCTTCCACGGGAGGACACTTGCAACGGTAACTGCGACTGGCCAGAAGAAGTACAGTGAACCCTTCAGGCCACTACCAGAGGGTTTTAAACATGTCCCCTACGGCGACATCGGGGCAATGGCGGATGCAGTAGGTGATGAAACTGCAGCCATAATTCTGGAACCGGTACAGGGGGAGGGTGGAGTCATAATTCCACCAGAGGGTTATCTGAGGGATGTCCAGGAACTTGCAAGGCAGAATGACGTGCTCCTGATCCTCGATGAGGTCCAGACAGGATTTGGAAGAACCGGAGCAATGTTCGCATCCCAGCTATTCGGTGTAGAGCCAGATATAACAACCGTGGCAAAGGCCATGGGCGGCGGGTATCCAATAGGAGCTGTGCTTGCAAATGAGAGGGTTGCAATGGCATTTGAACCGGGTGACCATGGATCCACCTTCGGGGGAAACCCCCTGGGATGCGCTGCAGCCATAGCCACCATCGAAGTTCTGATGGACGAGAAACTACCTGAGAGGGCAGCTAAGATGGGTTCCTACTTCCTTGGAAGGCTGAGGCAGGTCCTCCATGGATGTGATGCCGTCAGGGACATACGCGGTGTCGGCCTCATGATCGGAATTGAGATCGATGGTGAATGTGCAGGGGTGGTTGACGCTGCAAGGGAGATGGGGGTGCTGATAAACTGCACAGCCGGCAAGGTCATAAGGATTGTCCCGCCCCTAGTAATAAAGAAGGAGGAGATTGATGCGGCCGTGGATGTACTGGGTCATGTGATCTCAGATCTCTGA
- a CDS encoding peptidylprolyl isomerase: MKSAVIETVKGDIELILFEEDAPNTVANFEKLSNSGFYDGLTFHRVIPDFVIQGGCPVGDGTGGPGYTIKCEINPNRHGKGALSMAHAGRDTGGSQFFITLSPQPHLDGVHTVFGKVVRGMDVVESIERGDRMLRVRVYDE, encoded by the coding sequence ATGAAAAGTGCTGTCATTGAAACCGTTAAGGGCGATATAGAACTGATCCTCTTTGAGGAGGACGCCCCGAACACGGTTGCGAATTTTGAAAAACTTTCAAACAGTGGATTCTATGATGGACTCACCTTCCACAGGGTCATACCTGACTTCGTGATTCAGGGAGGGTGTCCGGTGGGTGATGGGACAGGCGGCCCGGGTTACACAATAAAGTGCGAGATAAACCCGAACAGGCACGGTAAGGGGGCCCTGTCCATGGCACATGCAGGGAGAGATACCGGGGGCAGCCAGTTCTTCATAACACTATCCCCCCAGCCCCACCTCGATGGCGTCCACACCGTCTTCGGAAAGGTTGTGAGGGGTATGGATGTTGTTGAATCCATAGAGAGGGGAGACCGGATGCTCAGGGTCAGGGTCTACGACGAATGA
- a CDS encoding GAF domain-containing protein, translated as MDLKERIESAASVREASDIVFDEIKRMTGSRYCYVAYVDPENGDSVGIKFSHLTEYCRHYEEMGEARFKLPSSGKYGGLLGYSLDTGESFFTNNPAGHPAAHGIPDGHRKVSKFLSVAVKDSEGILGQIVAGDPPENYDETHLRIAEEIAGHYAGVLRRFWRGEIPLGDIRERFIRRRP; from the coding sequence ATGGATCTTAAGGAAAGGATTGAGTCTGCAGCATCAGTAAGGGAAGCATCAGATATTGTTTTTGATGAAATAAAGAGGATGACCGGGAGCAGGTACTGCTACGTTGCCTATGTTGACCCCGAAAACGGGGATAGTGTCGGCATAAAATTCTCCCATCTCACAGAGTACTGCAGACACTACGAGGAGATGGGTGAGGCACGCTTTAAGCTGCCATCCAGCGGTAAATACGGGGGGCTCCTCGGCTACTCCCTGGACACCGGGGAGTCATTCTTCACCAACAACCCTGCCGGGCATCCTGCAGCCCATGGAATACCCGATGGCCACAGGAAGGTTTCAAAGTTCCTCTCAGTCGCTGTTAAGGATTCGGAGGGGATACTCGGCCAGATAGTCGCAGGTGATCCACCAGAGAACTACGATGAGACACACCTGAGAATAGCTGAGGAAATTGCGGGGCACTATGCCGGGGTCCTCAGAAGGTTCTGGAGGGGTGAGATACCCCTGGGTGATATCAGGGAACGATTCATTCGTCGTAGACCCTGA
- a CDS encoding DNA glycosylase — protein sequence MRIPVGDFDLEMTQRSGQTSQPPWKEVEGAFRELLIIEGVACPVEVRDEAGVLMVRPYVDVPQKTLREKIEYIFDLKFDIEDFYTFLDDKNLSYTLDSSRGLRLFLAKDPFECVISSIASANCSVVRWTRSIEDIRRLWGQAHTFNGEIFHTFPSPHVLAGVAEDSLEDLQRAEDNLPSDFRFNDLRSCGVGYRAPYIRETSRILAEEMDIRRIDGMDYDDARELLLELPGVGPKVADCILLYGFRKTEAFPVDVWIRRIMNHIHPGRNFNDRSMVEFARREYGEMAGYVQLYLFNHARRSGLLDRLRQGTG from the coding sequence ATGAGGATACCCGTAGGGGACTTTGACCTTGAGATGACCCAGAGGAGTGGACAGACCTCCCAGCCACCCTGGAAGGAGGTTGAGGGCGCCTTCAGGGAACTTCTTATCATCGAGGGGGTAGCCTGTCCGGTTGAGGTCAGGGATGAGGCCGGGGTGCTCATGGTCAGACCCTATGTGGATGTACCTCAGAAAACTCTAAGGGAGAAGATTGAGTACATATTCGACTTGAAATTTGACATTGAAGATTTTTACACATTTCTGGATGATAAAAACTTATCATACACCCTGGATTCATCGAGGGGGCTGCGTCTGTTCCTTGCAAAGGACCCATTTGAGTGCGTGATATCCTCAATAGCATCAGCCAACTGCTCGGTTGTGAGATGGACAAGGTCCATAGAGGACATAAGGAGGCTCTGGGGCCAGGCCCACACCTTCAATGGTGAGATCTTCCACACATTCCCATCCCCACACGTCCTGGCAGGCGTGGCTGAGGACTCCCTTGAGGACCTGCAGAGGGCCGAGGATAACCTCCCCTCGGACTTCAGGTTCAATGACCTCAGATCCTGTGGCGTCGGCTACAGGGCGCCCTACATCCGGGAGACATCGAGGATACTCGCAGAGGAGATGGATATCAGGAGGATCGATGGGATGGACTATGACGATGCAAGGGAGCTCCTCCTTGAACTCCCGGGTGTGGGTCCCAAGGTTGCTGACTGCATACTCCTCTATGGTTTCAGGAAGACAGAGGCCTTTCCTGTTGATGTATGGATCAGGAGGATCATGAACCACATCCACCCCGGCAGGAATTTCAATGACAGGTCGATGGTGGAATTCGCACGGAGGGAGTACGGGGAGATGGCCGGCTATGTGCAGCTCTACCTCTTCAACCATGCCAGAAGATCGGGGCTACTTGATAGGCTCAGGCAGGGCACCGGATAA
- the hisF gene encoding imidazole glycerol phosphate synthase subunit HisF, translating into MLAKRIIPCLDCDLQVPNGRVVKGVEFKQIRYAGDPVELATRYYEDGADEIVFLDITASHERRETMTHVIEATTENVFVPICVGGGIRKPEDYVKMLKAGADKCSTNTAVIKNPELINEASDLVGSQACVVAIDAKRRYVNNPRESDERFIIEVDDGYCWYECSIYGGREFTGLDAVKWAMECQDRGAGEILLTSMDRDGTKMGYDIPLTRTMSENLDIPVIASGGVGEPEHIYEAFTDGRADAALAASIFHFNEYPVPAVKEYLRSRGVPIRL; encoded by the coding sequence ATGCTTGCAAAGAGGATAATACCATGTCTTGACTGTGACCTCCAGGTTCCAAATGGCCGGGTCGTGAAGGGAGTTGAATTCAAGCAGATAAGATATGCAGGGGACCCTGTTGAACTTGCAACAAGGTACTATGAGGATGGTGCCGATGAGATAGTCTTCCTCGACATAACAGCATCACATGAGAGACGGGAAACCATGACCCATGTGATAGAGGCCACCACAGAGAACGTCTTCGTACCAATATGTGTCGGTGGGGGTATAAGGAAGCCAGAAGACTATGTTAAAATGCTTAAGGCGGGGGCAGACAAGTGCTCCACAAATACAGCCGTAATAAAGAACCCTGAACTCATCAATGAGGCATCAGACCTCGTCGGGTCCCAGGCATGCGTAGTGGCAATAGATGCCAAGAGGAGATACGTCAACAACCCCCGTGAATCAGATGAAAGGTTCATAATAGAGGTTGATGATGGATACTGCTGGTACGAGTGCAGCATATACGGTGGAAGAGAATTCACAGGCCTGGACGCCGTGAAATGGGCAATGGAATGCCAGGATAGAGGTGCAGGTGAAATTCTCCTCACATCAATGGACCGTGACGGTACAAAGATGGGCTACGACATTCCCCTTACAAGGACCATGAGCGAGAACCTTGACATACCTGTGATCGCATCAGGGGGTGTAGGGGAACCTGAACACATCTATGAGGCATTCACAGATGGGAGGGCAGACGCTGCACTTGCTGCAAGCATATTCCACTTCAATGAATACCCTGTCCCTGCAGTGAAGGAGTACCTCAGATCAAGGGGAGTTCCCATAAGATTGTAG
- a CDS encoding FmdE family protein, which produces MDYEDIVGFHGHSCAGTALGYKVGEIVAERFGRSEDEEIVAVVENDSCSIDAIQFMTGCTFGKGNLIFRDYGKHVYTFFNRKTGNGIRISLKKPMDQLMKELGVTDRAELTEKILEMDPNDLFEVRDVSEKPPEEARIYGSIICAECGEPVSEHRARVKNGRMVCIPCFEG; this is translated from the coding sequence ATGGATTATGAGGATATAGTTGGATTTCACGGTCACTCCTGTGCCGGGACTGCCCTCGGATACAAGGTCGGTGAGATCGTAGCTGAGAGATTTGGAAGGTCAGAGGATGAGGAGATAGTGGCGGTTGTTGAGAATGACAGCTGCAGCATAGACGCCATCCAGTTCATGACTGGGTGCACCTTTGGAAAGGGCAACCTGATATTCAGGGATTACGGAAAACATGTTTACACATTCTTCAACAGGAAAACAGGCAATGGAATCAGGATATCACTTAAAAAACCAATGGATCAGCTCATGAAGGAACTCGGGGTTACAGACAGGGCTGAACTGACAGAGAAGATACTTGAAATGGATCCAAATGACCTCTTTGAGGTCAGGGATGTTTCAGAGAAACCTCCAGAGGAGGCAAGGATATATGGGTCCATCATATGCGCAGAGTGTGGTGAACCCGTCTCAGAGCACCGTGCACGAGTAAAGAATGGTAGGATGGTTTGTATTCCGTGCTTTGAAGGTTAA
- a CDS encoding FmdE family protein, with translation MVSVLFLLAMLTGSVAAADNATCEVGVLVSYQYSDDNGRINPTLKITDSGTGIEYNRTYDPSSGYTKLIFQHSNISAANLTLTVRAPGYVTVERRLNLTPNPMDPRDTGYYASINLVLNATEPYRIGRELTEKADKLLNFTGKGEVLVITTAGLVKYRNMTTEDVLEGILNRGGGLISYGRANLLTLRRTATDPLCTAFIVRKGNDLLMAFYRNTTLVYLGTVSQNMSSAQWNNLTSKLGDDAFPFASLANAWAAGAPADLLKQAAFHGHMCLGTISGYAMSKTIYMYYPPIQDWSTGSPIEITSYVTIGVPGGSDDDALILALDNTPGKRSYLGFDTTGAGAEDSMVGFIRWNPRTNTGTLVVMKFDQQALIDTYKRETGVSVVQELKFNAWLVKKVTENPASIVTIVKELDNLTADQYYYLAGREVNYNQVNETHGLDMNYINSLNLPNATRANVNATWNPVSYAELREIGRRAAEMAKEIFLAERGINLERDDLNVAALTSAGYVYLNGTPTDGCYDGIFSVLGSRLSRKNLLPVHSPFYKPLWFTFVLKGADGKTLDSVHITYNPLTGELSAGAAPDGARVNDIGPAALNNATRDNANSAIFGSSYFSIESIANAWKYGIPYDQLVTFLFHNHVCPGVQPGFFITEYALENYPLAAGQQYQWFGTSIYCKDDALLYLMGVSPGTGTYFAKRVLQEELESPMIPGGSEEGILIVWDPVKKVGKAVMISFRWPQFDLSDCTTRNAMFEKWAAAFIMLYSGQTPSYMTSPMVLTKEVEKWITEDELKVIQSGANGNPLAYLRSIPARNLEDLIPVNNGGTPVNTGGNQGGSQGGSTGGVPSGSGFTGHAGYSPGVDTAASPPEVGAASSVSEEPASAPAKAYEVKNVTSGARGGDSSWYVYGIVGVLVAAGLVAFGFLRGGAGK, from the coding sequence ATGGTTTCAGTTCTTTTCCTTCTGGCCATGCTTACGGGTTCAGTGGCAGCTGCAGACAACGCAACCTGCGAGGTTGGTGTCCTTGTCAGCTACCAGTACAGCGATGATAACGGTAGGATCAATCCGACCCTCAAAATCACGGATTCAGGTACAGGCATAGAATACAACCGGACCTACGACCCATCCAGTGGTTATACAAAGCTGATCTTCCAGCATTCAAACATAAGCGCGGCAAACCTTACACTGACTGTGAGGGCACCGGGCTACGTTACCGTCGAGAGAAGGTTAAACCTCACACCGAACCCCATGGACCCCCGGGACACCGGGTACTATGCAAGCATAAACCTTGTTCTAAATGCAACCGAACCATACCGGATCGGTAGAGAGTTGACAGAAAAAGCAGATAAGCTCCTGAACTTCACAGGGAAGGGAGAGGTTCTTGTTATAACAACAGCCGGCCTTGTGAAGTACCGTAATATGACTACAGAGGATGTCCTGGAGGGAATACTTAACAGGGGAGGTGGTCTGATAAGCTACGGCAGAGCTAACCTCCTTACACTCCGAAGAACAGCCACAGACCCTCTGTGTACGGCTTTCATAGTGAGGAAGGGTAACGATCTTCTCATGGCATTCTACAGGAACACCACACTGGTGTACCTTGGAACGGTGTCCCAGAACATGAGCTCCGCCCAGTGGAACAACCTTACATCAAAGCTGGGGGATGATGCCTTCCCCTTCGCAAGCCTTGCAAATGCATGGGCAGCTGGAGCACCAGCAGATCTGCTCAAACAGGCCGCATTCCATGGACACATGTGCCTGGGTACCATAAGCGGATATGCCATGAGTAAAACCATCTACATGTACTATCCACCTATCCAGGACTGGTCCACCGGTTCACCCATAGAGATAACCAGCTACGTCACCATAGGTGTTCCCGGCGGCTCAGACGATGATGCCCTCATACTTGCACTCGATAACACCCCCGGGAAGAGGTCATACCTCGGCTTCGATACAACCGGTGCCGGTGCAGAGGACAGTATGGTGGGCTTCATAAGGTGGAACCCAAGGACAAACACCGGTACCCTTGTGGTCATGAAGTTCGACCAGCAGGCACTCATAGATACCTACAAAAGGGAGACCGGAGTATCAGTGGTTCAGGAACTCAAATTCAACGCCTGGCTCGTTAAAAAGGTCACAGAGAACCCTGCCTCCATTGTAACTATCGTTAAGGAACTCGACAACCTGACAGCCGACCAGTACTACTACCTGGCAGGAAGGGAGGTCAACTACAACCAGGTAAATGAGACCCATGGACTGGACATGAACTACATAAACAGCCTCAATCTGCCAAACGCCACCAGGGCAAATGTGAATGCAACATGGAATCCTGTGAGCTATGCTGAGCTCCGTGAAATCGGTAGAAGGGCCGCTGAAATGGCTAAGGAGATATTCCTGGCTGAGAGAGGAATAAACCTTGAAAGGGACGATCTCAATGTAGCTGCCCTCACATCAGCCGGTTACGTCTACCTGAACGGCACCCCGACCGATGGCTGCTACGACGGAATATTCAGCGTTCTTGGTTCAAGGCTAAGCAGAAAAAACCTTCTGCCGGTCCACAGCCCATTCTACAAACCACTATGGTTCACCTTCGTCTTGAAGGGTGCTGATGGGAAAACACTGGACTCAGTGCATATAACCTACAATCCACTGACAGGTGAACTGAGTGCCGGAGCAGCGCCTGATGGTGCACGGGTTAACGATATAGGTCCCGCAGCCCTCAATAACGCGACAAGGGATAACGCCAATTCCGCGATATTCGGTAGCTCCTACTTCAGCATTGAGAGCATAGCCAATGCCTGGAAGTACGGCATCCCCTATGACCAGCTGGTAACCTTCCTGTTCCACAACCATGTCTGTCCGGGTGTCCAGCCAGGATTCTTCATCACCGAGTACGCCCTTGAGAACTATCCACTTGCAGCTGGCCAGCAGTATCAGTGGTTCGGGACAAGCATATACTGCAAGGATGACGCCCTCCTCTACCTCATGGGTGTGAGTCCCGGTACCGGGACCTACTTCGCCAAGAGGGTCCTCCAGGAGGAACTCGAATCCCCGATGATACCCGGTGGAAGTGAAGAGGGAATACTCATAGTCTGGGATCCAGTTAAGAAGGTTGGCAAGGCTGTGATGATAAGCTTCAGGTGGCCACAGTTCGACCTCAGCGACTGCACCACAAGGAACGCCATGTTCGAGAAGTGGGCTGCCGCCTTTATAATGCTCTACAGTGGCCAAACACCATCCTACATGACGTCCCCAATGGTCCTCACAAAGGAGGTTGAGAAGTGGATAACCGAGGACGAACTCAAAGTGATACAGAGCGGTGCAAACGGTAACCCCCTGGCATACCTGCGTTCAATACCTGCACGAAACCTTGAGGACCTTATACCGGTGAACAACGGTGGAACGCCAGTTAACACAGGAGGAAACCAGGGAGGTTCCCAGGGTGGTTCAACTGGAGGTGTTCCTTCAGGTTCAGGTTTCACAGGACATGCAGGTTATTCACCGGGTGTGGATACTGCGGCTTCACCTCCAGAGGTGGGCGCTGCATCCTCAGTGTCAGAGGAGCCTGCATCAGCCCCTGCAAAGGCCTATGAGGTTAAGAATGTGACCTCAGGTGCCAGGGGCGGTGACTCCTCATGGTACGTCTACGGTATCGTGGGTGTCCTTGTTGCTGCTGGTCTTGTGGCCTTCGGATTCCTCAGGGGCGGAGCAGGAAAATAA